The nucleotide sequence TATGTTTCAACGACTGGAAGCTCATCAGATATAATAATTCCAATAACTGATGTATACTATGCTCTTTTTGATAATAATTTTATAAGTATTGCATCAATGTCTGAAAAGGATGCCGGTGAGTATGAGAAACAGGTACAGGCACTTTATGATGAGCGGGAAGCTTCAATTCTTGAAGCGTTGAGAAATGAATTAAGCTCATCCAATACAATATACGAAAACCTCTCTGAGGAAATGCAGGTTTATGAATCATATATTGTTTCTATGCTTCAAAATTCAAACGTTGGGGTATTTGACAGTTCAAAAGTAGATACTGAAAATGATGTTTATAAAAATTGGAAACAGGGAAAGATTTCACTTTCTGAGTATTTAAAAGAGGCAATCGCCTGTGGATGGATCAATACAACTAAACTTGGCAATTCGGAAAAATACCTTGATTCCGAAGAAATATATGATTCACTTTTAAATTTTATTATAAATAAACTTTCTGATGACTTATCTTTTTCTAAAAAAATATATAAATATATGATCTTAAACGATGTCATCAGCGGGAAACAAATCTGTCATATTATGTTTGAGCAGGGTAAACTGAACGATTCGGATGGTAAGCTTGCAGGATTGGACAGTGGAGAGATCAGTGCGTATAATTTTATACTGAAAAGAATAAGATCACTCGAGATAACACCGGCAGATCTTGCTTTGGATCCATGTTCTGGATCATGTGTAGTAACTGATGTAAATACCGGTGAGGTTCTTGCATTGGTTTCTTACCCGAGCTACGATAATTCAAAATTAGCAAACTCAATTGATGCAGCATATTACAGTGCACTTACAGTCGATCAGTCATTGCCTTTGTATAATTATGCTACGCAGCAGGAAACAGCGCCGGGTTCTACATTCAAGCCAGTGTCTGCGACCGCAGGTCTGGAGGAGGGTGTTATATCACCGGGAGAAACCATCGATTGTGTTGGTATTTTTGAGAAGATCACACCGTCTCCTAAATGTTGGATTTATCCTAACGGAACACATGGAAATCTTAATGTGATCGGAGCCATACAGAATTCGTGTAACTTTTTCTTTTATGAGGTTGGCTATCGATTGGCGTCATTAACAGGAAGATATGATAGTGATTCCGGTCTTGCGATCATTAAGAAATATGCAGATATGTATGGCCTTACTGAAAAATCCGGAATTGAAATAACTGAGTCTGAGCCCGAAGTATCTACACAGGACGCAGTTAGATCAGCAATTGGACAGGGTAATCATGCTTATACAACTGTAGGATTATCAAGATACGTAACAACAGTTGCAAATGAGGGAACCTGTTTCAATCTTAGTTTAATAGATAAATTGACGGATTCTGATGGAAGCCTTATAGAAGATTTTGAACCGGATGTTAGAAATTACGTAGACGTCGCAAGCTCAACGTGGGATAATGTACATGAGGGAATGAGAATGGCTGTTGTGGAGGACTATGATGCTTTTGAAGATTTTCCGATAACAGCTGCAGGTAAAACAGGAACGGCACAGCAGATTACAACGAGACCAAACCATGCTTTATTTGTAGGATTTGCTCCTTATGACAAACCGGAGATTTCTATAGCTACAAGAATTGCATATGGATATACTTCGGCGAATGCAGCCGAGGTTTCAAGAGATGTTTTTAAGTATTACTTCAAGCTTGACGATAAAGATAATATTATTACCGGTACAGCCGTTCTTCCGGATAGTGCCGAGATAGGAGATTAATATATGCCCAGAAAATATCGATTGAAGAATTATGATTTCCTTCTGGTTTTGCTGGCTGTATTGATTTCCATATATGGCATATTTATAATTGGCAGTGCAAAAACATCTTTTCAGCCCAGACAGATAGGTGGCCTTTGTCTCGGAATTGCTTTAATGGTAGTGATATCATTAGTAGATTACCAGACAGTGCTGAATTTTTATTGGGTTTTCTATATTTTAAATATTGTATTACTTTTGGCTGTTCAGTTTTTTGGACGAGAGGTAAATAATGCAACAAGATGGATTTCGATTGCCGGTATACAGTTTCAGCCGTCAGAGGCAACAAAATTTTTGTTGATTTTATTTTTTGCAAAGCTTATTATGAAATTTAAGGATAAAATCAGCAGGTTCGGAGTGCTTTTGATACTTATAGCACTTTTTGCGGCTCCATGGTATCTGGTATATAGTCAGCCTGATCTATCAACAAGTATTGTAATTTTTTTGATATTTGTTAGTATGATATTTATAGGAGGTTTAAGCTGGAAAATCATCGGCGGTGTACTGGCTGTTACGGTACCGCTCGCAATTATAGGTCTTGTTCTTGTTATTCAGCCTAATCAGCAGATAATAAAAGGCTACCAGCAGACAAGAATCCTGGCTTGGCTTGATCCTGAAAAGTATTCTAATCAGGAAGCTTATCAGCAGCAAAATTCGATTACTGCGATTGGATCTGGTCAGTTAACAGGTAAAGGCTATAAAAATAATGAGGTTGCATCAGTTAAGAATGCTAACTTTATATCAGAGCCTCAAACAGACTTTATATTTGCAATAGTTGGAGAAGAACTTGGTTTTATGGGTTCTATGGCTATTGTCATATTAGTAATGGCTATAATACTGAGGATAGTTCAAATTGGTTTTGGAGCAGATGATTTGTCTGGCACACTTGTGTGTGCCGGTGTGGCAGCACACATCGGCTTCCAGACTTTTATGAATATTGCCGTTGCGACGGGACTAATGCCTAATACAGGTATTCCTTTACCGTTTATCAGCTATGGTATGACATCTCTTGTTTGCCTGTTTATGGAAATAGGTGTTGTATTGAATATCGGATTACAGAAAATCAGAGAAAATTATTTTGTATTTAGGGCATAATGCTTTAAGGCATTGACACTCGGAGGTGAATTATGAATATAGGACTTGTGGCACATGATGCCAAGAAAAAACTTATGCAGAATTTTTGTATTGCATATCGTGGCATACTTGCCAAGAATGATCTTTATGCGACAGGGACAACCGGAAGACTTATAGAAGAAGTGACCAATCTCAATATTCATAAGTTTCTTGCAGGACATCTTGGCGGCGAGCAGCAGCTTGGAGCACAGATAGAGCATAATCAGATCGATCTGGTGATCTTTTTGCGCGATCCGCTTACGCCAAAGAGAAATGAACCTGATGTAAACAATGTTGTGAGACTTTGCGACGTACATAATATTCCACTTGCTACTAATCTTGCAACGGCTGAATTACTTATTAAATCACTTGACAGAGGAGATCTTGAGTGGCGTGAAATGTATAAGTAATTTTCAGATGCGAGGTCGTTTATCAGGGAAAAGACTTTTTCCACTACTTATATCTATTGCAGTTTTACTAACAGGATGTGGTTCTAAACACTTTGATTATGCATTTGATGCAAATAATTCACAAAGTGCTTTTAGGTTTGATACATCTAACGAGAATGATATTGCAGATTCTTTTGCTTCGAATTTAGCTGTAGTCAGTGGAGATGTTATAGCAGGAGAAGAGGTTTCAACCGGAGAAAATTCCTATGGATCTGCAATACTGGTTAATTCAGACAGCAATGAAGTTCTTTTTTCAAAAAACGCGAATGCAAAACTCTATCCTGCAAGTATGACTAAGGTTATGACAGCTCTGGTTGCACTGGAGAATTGTGATAAGGATAAAATACTTACGGCAGATGCAAACTGCCTTATATCAGAAGAGGGTGCACAGTTAGCAGGATTACAGGTAGGAGATACAATGACCCTTGATCAGGCCCTTCATATTCTCCTTATTTATTCTGCAAATGATGTTGCAGTAATGATAGCTGATAATATTGGAGGTTCAGTAGAAGGCTTTGCAGATATGATGAATGCCAAAGCAGCACAGTTGGGGGCTACAAATACTCATTTTGTCAATCCGCATGGACTTCATGACGAGAATCATTATACGACCGCTTATGATATGTATCTGATGTTTAATGCAGCATGCAAATACGAAGAATTTACTGAAATAATCAACATGTCCACCTATACAACTTCTTATAAACATGCTAATGGGAACAGCATAGATTTTACATGCAATAGTACAAATCGTTTTATAACCGGTAAAATATACGCGCCCACAAACATTACAGTTATGGGAGGAAAGACAGGAACAACACTTGCAGCAGGTGCGTGTCTTGTAATGCTTTCAAAAGATACCAAGGGCGCTTCATATATTTCCTGTGTAATGAAGGGGACAAATATTGATGCAACTTATGGTAAGACAAAGGCTATGCTGGAAATAATTGAATAGTTTTTAATAGAGAGAATTAAACAGCGTTCTATTTTATGGGACGCTGTTTTTTGTATCCTCTGAGAACCGGCAAAGAGAAAAGGATTAGAAGAAAAAGCAACAGGCAAAATAGCCAAAACTATAGATAGTTATTTAATTAACATGTATACTACTTATTGCACATAAAAGGTTGTATAAATACTTTCTCTATTGTATAATATAACTATACAAAAAGTGCGAAGGTGTTTCGTACTCATAATGAAAACGGCGAAGGAGGACACGGAAATGGTTCAGTTAATTGTTGGGGAAAAAGGTAAGGGAAAAACAAAAGTACTGTTGGATCGCGTAAATGAGACGGTGTCAAGTGCAAAGGGAAATATTCAGTTTGTAGATAAAGATCTTTCGCACATGTATGAGCTTAAAAATAAAATCCGTCTTGTTAATGTAAGCGACTATGACATCACCAACGCTGATGAATTTGTGGGCTTTGTCAGCGGCATTATTTCTGCAGATCATGACCTCGAAGAACTTTTTATTGACAGGTTCTTAAAAGTTTCATTTCTAGATAATATCAGTAATTCTTCTGACTTCCTTCGAAAACTAGATACAATAAGTTCAAAGTTTAATGTTAAAGTAACTATAAGTTTATCCGGTAGCGTAAGTGAACTTCCTGATGACCTTAAAGAGAAAGTTGCTATTGCACTTTGATCTTAAATTTGTTATTTTATTATATAGATTATATGGGCTGCCTAATAGGGCAGCCCTTGTTAATATAAAATAAATCTGAATCCGGGATAACAGATGAAACGCTCCATAGAGAAGAAAAACTACAGAAAAAAGAATAGAAGACGGCGTACAGATAGCGACAGAAGCAGGAAAAGAACAAGACGATATCGCAGTAATGAAAAAAAGATCACGAAGATGCCGAACATGGGACTCTTGAAAATAAATTTTGGAGTTCTTATTTTTCTTGCCTTGGCAATATATCTTGTTTTTATATTAATTTCGTATGCAAGCACAACACATATTGCCGGATACGAGGTTAAGCTCGGTTCTCTTGCTTTGGATACAACAGCCAGAGCTGTATGTGTGCGTGAGGAAAAAATATATACTGCAAATAATGCAGGCTATATAAACTATTATATGAGAGAAGGCGAACGTGCTGCCGGTGGTGAACTTGTTTATGCAATAGATGAAAGTGGTGAACTTTCTGAAAAAATAAATGAAAGCCAGTCAGTAAGTTCAAATATTAAAGAGTCGGATCTTTCCGAATTAAAGAGCGAAATACAAAATTATAAGAATTCGTTTTCTGATGAAAAATTCAACAGTGTTTATGATTTTGCATATAACATTGAGGGGACTATTGAACAGATCAATCATGCAAACATTTTAAGTATGCTTACAGGTGTTTCGGGTAATAAGATAAGCGGTTCAGTAGACCTTGGATATTCAGATACAAGTGGTATTTTATGTTATTCAACAGATGGGTTGGAAAACCTTAAGGAATCTGAGGTAACAGCAGATACATTTAACGAGGAAAACTATAATAATACAAATCTTGTTAATGGAAGTCTTGTTTCCAAGGGAGATAATGCGTTTAAGCTGATAACCAGTGAAAACTGGAGTATTGTTATGCCATGGAATACTTCGTGGGAAGAGGAAGTTAAAGATGGAGAATATATAGAAGTTAATTTCCTTAAAAATGGCTATACAGCCTGGGGTAAAGCTTCTATTTTGAATAATTCCGATGGACAGTATCTATCGCTTAGTTTTACAAATTCGATGGTTAATTTTTCCAGTGAAAGATTTGTTGACATTGAGCTTATGACAGATGAAAAGAAAGGCTTTAAGATTCCAAATACATCTATTGTTCAAAAGGAGTTCTATCTTGTTCCGGAGGATTTTGTAACCAAGGGTGGGGATACAGATTCCGATGGATTTTTAAGAAGAGCCTACCTCGAGAACGGTGGAGAAACAACAGAATTTGTTGAAGCCGAAATATATGATAAAGTGGATGGAAATGTCTACGTTGCGACTGAGATATTTAACCCGGGAGATATTCTTATCAAGCCGGATTCACAGGATACATATACTATAAGCACAAAAGATTCTTTGACCGGCGTTTATAATATGAACAGTGGATTTGCCGATTTCAGAAAAATAAATGTATTATATTCAAATAAAGAATATTCAATAGTTGAATCAGGAACGATGTACGGTCTGAATGTTTATGACCATATCGTTCTTAATGGTGACGGAGTTTCTGATAAGGATCTTATGTTCCAGTAATTGTGAACTTGAGAATTATCTGATCAGCATTGATCATTCAAATTAGTAAAAAGCAGTAGTACTCAGGAGAATATAAAATGATATCAGTAGCAGAAAACCTTAAGAATGTTGAAAAGAAAATAGAGGAAGCCTGCCAAAAATCAGGCAGGAAGCGCGATGAAGTAACCTTAATTGCCGTAAGTAAGACTAAACCGATAGAGATGATAATGGAAGCCTATAATGAGGGTATCAGAGACTTTGGTGAAAATTATGTACAGGAGCTTGTAGATAAAATTGAAAAGCTTCCTAAGGATATACGCTGGCACATGATCGGTCATCTTCAAAGAAACAAGGTTAAATATATTATTGATAAGGTAGAATTGATTCATGGAGTGGATTCCCTTGCTCTTGCGAAAGAAATAAGTAAACAGGCTGCCAAGCATGAAATTACTGCGAACATTTTATTAGAAATAAATATCGCCGGTGAAGAAAGTAAATTTGGCTTTTCACCTGAAAAAGTGACTGACGAAGTGCAAGAAATCAGCGAATTGCCTAACATTAATGTGAAGGGAATTATGTGTTCGGCACCATATGTTGAAAATCCGGAAGATAATAGACAACATTTTGAGAAAATGTGTAAAATTTGTGTTGACATAAATTCAAAAATAAGTAATAATAGTTCTATAAATATAATTTCAATGGGAATGACTGGGGATTATCAGGTTGCGATAGAAGAAGGGGCAACTTTGGTACGTGTGGGAACCGGTATTTTCGGAGAAAGAGACTATAGTAAGTTAGCGTGAATAAGATATTTGTTAAGGATTTCTAAAGGCTAATACTGAGGGAGGATTGATTATGAGTTTATTAGATAAGTTCGTTAAGGCTATGAACATTAATGATGAAGATGATTATGATGATTACGATGATGATTATTTAGATGACGATGAGGAAGAATTCGAAGAGCGTAAGAGATTCAGCCGTAAGGAAGAGCCAAAGGTAGTTGAGACCAAGCCTTCGAGATCAGCAAAGATCACACCTATGCGTCAGGTGAAGAGAAGAAATGCTGACAGCGGCAGAGAGGTTTGCATGTTCAAACCTGCAGCTTCCGATGAGTCATGTGATATTATGGACGCACTTCTTGCAGACAGAACCGTTGTATTAAATCTTGAAGGTATCAATGAGGATGTTGCACAGAAGATCATCGATACTATTTCAGGTGCTTGTTATGCACTTGATGGAAACATGGTAAAGATTTCAAATTATATCTTTATCGTAGCTCCTAAGAGTGTAGAAATTTCAGGTGATTCTCAGGGCAGTGTTTTACAGAATGCCTTTGATTTACCGCTTGCAGTTGGAAGAATGTAATCAAATAAAAATTTTATGATTATTATGGAAGGCGGAACATGGTTTCCGCCTTCTTTTATGCATCTAAGATGCTGGTTTGTCCTAATTAACTGGCACTCGACTTTACGTGGAGGGAAAAATGTCAACATCTTTAACAGTAGCTGAAACTTCATCCGGACCATCATATAAAATAGTTATAGAAAATAACTTTTCAAAGCTTTTGGATAGTTTAAAAGAGCTTGATCTTAATGGCAGAAGAGCGTGTATCGTGACTGATAGTAATGTCGGACCATTATATGAAAAGGAAGTTCATGATATCATTTCAAATATTTTTTCTCTGGTTGAATCCGTTGTAATAAAAGCCGGAGAAGATAATAAAACACTTGATAATGTCAGACTGGTATACAGAAAACTTATAGAAAATCATTTTGACAGAAATGATGTTATAATTGCTCTTGGAGGTGGAGTAATAGGAGATCTTGCAGGATTTGCAGCGGCTACATATCTGAGAAAAATCCGCTTTATCCAGATACCTACAACGCTCCTTTCGCAGACGGACAGCTCTATAGGGGGTAAAACCGGAGTTGATTTTGAAGAATTCAAAAATATGGTAGGCGCTTTCCATCAGCCAGCGCTTGTATATATGAATATGTCGGTACTCTCAAGTCTTGATGGAAGGCAGTTTGCATCAGGAATGGCCGAAATATTGAAGCATGGTTTGATAAAAGATAAAAACTATTATGAATGGCTGATCAATAATTTTAATGAGATAAATGACAGAATACCTGAATATCTCGAAAAGATGATTAAGAGGAGCTGTGAGATCAAAGCCGCAGTTGTGGAAAAGGATCCGACAGAAAAAGGGGAAAGAGCCCTGCTTAACTTTGGACATACAATAGGGCATGCAATAGAGAAGTATATGGACTTTAAGCTTATGCATGGTGAATGTGTTGCGCTTGGTACTATAGCAGCCTCATGGATATCTTATAAAAGGGAGAATCTTGATACGGAAGAATTCTATGAAATCCGTGATATGTTCCTTCCTTTTGGCCTTCCGTTAACATTGGATGATGGAGTCGATATTGAGAAAATTATCGATATAACAAAATCGGATAAGAAAATGGATGGCGGACATGTGAAGTTTGTTTTATTAAAAAAGCCGGGAAAGGCTTATATTGATACTACGGTCACAGATGATGAAATGCGGGACGCTCTTAAGCAGCTTGTCATTTCAATGGATGACTAAGAATGCAGGTAAAAAAATGATTAAAGTCAGGAATGTTTTATATTGGTTTATAGATTTTATTTTAATAGTAGTTCTGGTAGCAGCAGATCAGTTTACAAAGAAGCTTGCAGTAGAACATTTAATGAATAAGGCACCTATTTCGGTCATAAAGGATTTCCTTATATTGGAATATCTGGAAAACAGAGGTGCGGCATTTGGAATGCTGCAGAATCAGAGCCTGTTTTTTATTGCCATAGGCGTTCTTTTCGTATGTATAATTGTTGTTGCTCTGGTAAGAATCCCCACATATGGAAAATATCATTTTCTCAGATTTCTTCTGAGTCTGATCACGGCCGGAGCAATCGGTAATATGATAGACAGGGTTACACTTAAATATGTTATTGATTTTATTTATGTAATATATATTGATTTCCCTGTATTCAATGTTGCAGATATCTATGTCACACTAGGGACAGCAGCACTTCTCATAACAATTCTTTTTGTATGGAAAGAAGATGATCTGGATATGAAGAAGGCTAATAATCCCAAAATACATTCTGCTTTTCTGAACCCTGAAAACAAGTCAGAAAAGTAATGAAGGATGAGGATTTTAGATGAAAGAAGAACATATAGAAAAGTATTCTTTTGTTATAGATTCTGATGATGCAGATGAAAGAATAGATAAATATCTTGCGTATGCAGTGGAGAATCTTTCGAGATCATATATTCAGAAAATCATAGATAATGGCGGAGTTACTGTAAATTCAAAAAATGTTAAAGCACGAACGGTTCTTAAAGAAGGCGATCTGGTTGAACTTATAGTTCCTGAGAAAATAGTTCCGGAAATAGAGGCTGAGAATATTCCGATAGATGTCTTATATGAAGATGATGATCTAATTGTTGTTAATAAACCGAAGGGGATGGTTGTTCATCCGGCTGCAGGCCATTACAGCGGGACACTTGTTAATGCTCTATTATATCATTGTAAGGATCTCTCGGGAATTAATGGTGTTATGCGACCCGGAATAGTTCATAGAATCGATATGAATACAACAGGTTCACTTCTTATTTGCAAAAATGATTTCGCGCACAGGATAATTGCTGAACAGCTTAAAGATCATAGCATAAAGCGAAGATATGCTGCAATAGTTGAGGGTAAAGTTAAAGAAGATGGTGTAATAGATAAACCTATTGGACGCAGTATCAAAGACAGGAAAAAAATGGCTGTTACACCAAACGGTAAAAATGCAGTTACTCATTTCAAGGTGCTTGCTTCGACCGATAAATACAGTTATATTGAATGCAGGCTTGAGACAGGAAGAACACATCAGATAAGGGTTCACATGGCTTCTATTGGTCATCCGGTTGTCGGTGATGATGTTTATGGACACCCTGCAAAAGGGCTTGAGGGACAGACTCTTCATGCCAGAATCCTTGGCTTTATACAGCCTCATAGCAGAGAGTATATTGAAACAGAAGCTCCGCTGCCCAAGTATTTTGAAGAACTATTGGATAAGTATTCTTTAAGATGATTAAAAGTAACTCTTATAGTATTTGATTGATATTTCAGCTTTTTGTAAGTGATATACAGTTAAAAAATTTTTTAAAATAACTAAAGAATCTCGAATAAGCCAATGTCTTATTCGAGATTCTTTTTAGTTATTTTGAAATTGCTTCTATGAACTGATCTGCATAATATTCGTCTAGAGTTTCACATCCTCCTGCAAAGTTATAATTATCAAAAAGATATGCGCCGGTTTTATCTTCGAAATAAGTTATCTCATAATTATCAATTATAATTTTTGTTGCTTCAGAACCTTCGTATGTGGTCTCATAGAGATTACATTTTTTGTATATATATGATTCTCCGTTGGATACCCATGCAGTGAAGGAGTCATCTGTCTGATAGAGTACGAGCAGGATTTCATCGCCTTCACCACTGTCTGCGTGTATAGCTGTAATGAAATCTGCGTCCGGATCGACTATTTTGTTGGCTGCTTCTGCTTTTGACGGGTTAAAAACTGCGAGTAAAATAAATGCTGATATTGCTGCTATGGTAAATAACTTTGTAAGATTTTTCATAATTTCTTTCCTCCTGATATTTATTATCTTTTCAACAATTATATATACGGATATTAATGTTGAACGGTATAGAAAAAAATGATTTTTAACTTGTACAGTTGAAATTGTGATTATTGCAATTACAATATTGCAGGTGCATAAAAACTGGCTATATGTTATAATATAGTTAAATTTAGAGGATATCTTTTGTAAATATTTTCTATTCGGGAAAGGACGGCATCCGCATGAAAACAGTTATTACGATAGGAAGACAGTTTGGTTCAGGTGGACGTGAAATCGGGGAAAAACTTGCAGAGCACTTTAATATTAAATGTTACGATAAAGAATTGCTGACGAAAGCTGCAAAAGATAGCGGGCTATGTGAAGAGGTCTTTGAAAATCATGATGAGAGACCTACGAGCTCGTTTCTTTATAATCTTGTCATGGACACATATTCTTTTGGTTATACCAATTCAACATATGTGGATATGCCGGTATCGCACAAGGTTTTTCTTGCTCAGTTTGATACAATAAAGAAAATAGCAGCAGAGGGACCGTGTGTGATAGTTGGAAGATGCGCTGATTATGCGTTACAGGATTTTGATAATGTATTAAATCTTTTCATTTATTCAAAACTTGAAGATAAAGTAGAACGTATAATGAAACGTTTTGATGATATTACATCACCGGAAAAGGCTAAGGAATTCATCAGAAAAAAAGATAAACAGAGAAAAAGTTATTATGACTATTATTCATCGAAGAGATGGGGACATGTAGATACTTATGACCTGGCAATTGACAGTTCTGTACTTGGAATTGATGGAACTGTAAATCTGATATGCCAGTATATAGAGGATTACGAAAAGAGAAAAGTTGATAAGTGATTCAGCTATAAATAAAAGCCCGGGTGATTTGCCCGGGCTTTATTATTGAGCCCTGGGGACTTTGTTTGTTACTGTTCACAGGCAAACTGCGCACTCCGCTGCGCAGTTATGCCACAATAACTTTGACTGAACACTGGGTTTTGCCCATTGCCGTAGGCAATCTTAAATGGCAAAACCCGTTACTGGAGCACGCTGAAAGCGTGTGAACAGTAACCTTTGTTTTTGGGCTTGTTTTGCCTTTAATAACAGGGCTTTCATTTTTATAAATTCAAGTCTATAATTATAGTAGCGTATATTTTTAATTCGCGAATAATTATATCGGAGATAATTGCTTATGAGATTTAAGCCTGATAAAAAATATGTTTACTGGGGTGTTACAGCCTTTTTGGTTATCATAGCCTGTCTTTTTGTATCTTTCATGTTCTATAATTTTTCTGCGTTTTCAAAGGGGATATCAAAATTTTCTGCAGTGCTTACACCTGTAGTTAATGGATTTATAATTGCTTACCTTCTTTCACCATTAATGGATTTTTTTGAATATAGGGCACTTCCGTCCTTTTGCAAAATGCTGAAAATAAATGAAGAAAAAAGCAAGAAGCCGATTCACTATAGCTCGGTGTTTTTATCGATATTTTGTCTGCTTCTGGTTATATACGCATTCTTTCAGTTACTTGTTCCGCAGTTAATATCAAGTACCAAGAGCATTATTAATTCATTTCCTGAGTATCTTGTTAGTTTCAATGATTTTGTGGATGATCTCTTTAAGAATAATGAAGATCTCAATGAGCTTGTTACAAGCTATTCGGGAGATATAGAAGATTTTTTCAATAAGAATGCAATGCCGCAATTGAATGAGGCTATATCGAATCTCTCATCCGGAATATATACAGGTATTTCCAGTGGAATATCTTTTGTAAGGAATCTTATTTTAGGTCTTATTCTTTCAATCTATATACTTGCCAGCAAGGATATGTTTTTAGGACAATTCCGAAAGGTACTTTTTGCGATACTAAACAGAAAGACAGCAAAGAATATTGTAAACGAAATGCATTTTATAAATTTTACATTTCAGAATTATATTGTGAGCAGTGTTGTGGATTCGACCATTATAGGAATTCTTTGTTTTGTAACCTGCCTTATTCTTGGAATCCCATTTCCAACACTTATAAGTGTTATCGTCGGTGTGACGAATATAATACCATTTTTTGGACCTTTTTTGGGGGCAATACCAAGTGCTTTTTTGATCTTACTTGCTGAACCGATAAAATGTTTGTACTTCTTAATATTAATATTAGTCCTGCAGCAATGTGATGGTAACTTAATAAAGCCAAAGCTTTTTGGAAGTTCTACCGGACTTCCGGGATTCTGGGTTCTGTTTTCGATACTGGTTGGCGGAGGACTTTTTGGAATTCCGGGAATGTATCTTGGCGTACCGGTTTTTGCAGTAATTTATATTTATACCAAAAAGACAATTACAAAAAAACTTTCCTCAAAGGGGCTTCCGACTTCAACACATTATTATATGCTTAATGGACATCAGGACAATAAACTGGATTCGCTTTAATTGGAATAAAAACAGGCTGCTGCACTGATCAGTGTAACAGCCTGTTTTTTATAATATTTTTTCAGCGATTATATGAACATCTTTGTTTTTGGTATTTATATGTATATCATCACATAATTCTAATAATAATATTTTTTCAAGATCTTTATTGTTAGTATTTGTTGTATCATCATTAAATCTCCATATATCAT is from Lachnospiraceae bacterium C1.1 and encodes:
- a CDS encoding AI-2E family transporter, whose protein sequence is MRFKPDKKYVYWGVTAFLVIIACLFVSFMFYNFSAFSKGISKFSAVLTPVVNGFIIAYLLSPLMDFFEYRALPSFCKMLKINEEKSKKPIHYSSVFLSIFCLLLVIYAFFQLLVPQLISSTKSIINSFPEYLVSFNDFVDDLFKNNEDLNELVTSYSGDIEDFFNKNAMPQLNEAISNLSSGIYTGISSGISFVRNLILGLILSIYILASKDMFLGQFRKVLFAILNRKTAKNIVNEMHFINFTFQNYIVSSVVDSTIIGILCFVTCLILGIPFPTLISVIVGVTNIIPFFGPFLGAIPSAFLILLAEPIKCLYFLILILVLQQCDGNLIKPKLFGSSTGLPGFWVLFSILVGGGLFGIPGMYLGVPVFAVIYIYTKKTITKKLSSKGLPTSTHYYMLNGHQDNKLDSL
- a CDS encoding cytidylate kinase-like family protein, translating into MKTVITIGRQFGSGGREIGEKLAEHFNIKCYDKELLTKAAKDSGLCEEVFENHDERPTSSFLYNLVMDTYSFGYTNSTYVDMPVSHKVFLAQFDTIKKIAAEGPCVIVGRCADYALQDFDNVLNLFIYSKLEDKVERIMKRFDDITSPEKAKEFIRKKDKQRKSYYDYYSSKRWGHVDTYDLAIDSSVLGIDGTVNLICQYIEDYEKRKVDK